In Aedes albopictus strain Foshan chromosome 3, AalbF5, whole genome shotgun sequence, the following are encoded in one genomic region:
- the LOC109422664 gene encoding cytochrome P450 4d1-like isoform X3, translating to MLIVVTDAKVAEGVLSSQKFIEKSGEYNFIRPWLGEGLLTSSYRKWHSHRKIITPTFHFKILEQFVEIFDSQSNILVEKLKPFVESGETFDVFPLVTLCALDVICESAMGTKVNAQNHSDSEYVQAVKEITTIIHIRTYDVLARYDFLFNLSSYRKRQDKVLEVLHGYTNSVIQSRRRELSDSNGVITGDSASSELGIRRKVAFLDMLLQATVDGRPLTDVEIREEVDTFMFEGHDTTTSAISFLLYRLAKHPEVQKKVYEEIKAVIGEDLTGPVTLSMLNELHYLELVIKETLRLYPSVPFFGRKVLENSEIEGTTFPAGSNLILMPMFMGRDPDYFDDPLEFRPERFEAETSAEKVNPYRYIPFSAGPRNCIGQKFAMAELKSVASKVLRHFEVLPPVGGQEESFIGEMILRPTYGILLRLKKRN from the exons ATGCTGATCGTTGTAACGGATGCTAAGGTCGCCGAG GGCGTCCTGAGCAGCCAGAAGTTCATCGAAAAGTCCGGCGAGTACAACTTCATACGTCCATGGCTGGGGGAGGGATTGCTGACGAGTAGCTACCGCAAATGGCACTCCCACCGGAAGATCATCACGCCCACGTTCCATTTCAAAATTTTGGAACAGTTTGTGGAGATATTTGACAGCCAGAGTAATAtcctggtggaaaagttgaaaCCATTCGTGGAAAGTGGAGAGACGTTCGATGTATTCCCACTGGTAACGCTGTGTGCCTTGGATGTGATCTGTG AGTCTGCTATGGGAACAAAGGTGAATGCACAGAATCACTCCGACTCGGAGTATGTTCAAGCCGTGAAAGA GATCACAACGATCATCCACATCCGAACGTACGACGTCCTCGCTCGTTATGATTTCCTGTTCAATCTCTCATCCTACCGAAAAAGACAAGACAAAGTCCTCGAAGTCTTGCACGGTTACACCAACAGTGTGATCCAGTCCCGGAGACGAGAGTTGAGTGATTCCAATGGAGTCATAACCGGGGACAGCGCTAGCTCTGAGTTGGGAATTCGTCGAAAGGTTGCCTTCCTGGACATGTTGCTGCAAGCTACGGTCGATGGACGTCCCCTGACAGATGTGGAAATTCGCGAGGAGGTCGACACGTTCATGTTCGAAGGCCACGATACGACTACGTCTGCTATCAGTTTCCTACTGTACCGATTGGCTAAACATCCAGAAGTCCAAAAGAAGGTATACGAGGAAATAAAGGCTGTGATAGGCGAGGATTTGACCGGCCCTGTAACTCTCTCCATGTTGAACGAACTCCACTACCTGGAGTTGGTGATCAAAGAAACTCTACGGCTGTACCCTTCAGTACCTTTCTTCGGAAGAAAGGTTTTGGAGAACAGCGAAATCG AAGGAACCACCTTCCCGGCGGGATCCAACCTGATTCTGATGCCGATGTTTATGGGCCGTGATCCGGATTACTTTGACGATCCGCTGGAGTTCCGACCGGAACGATTCGAGGCGGAAACTTCCGCAGAGAAAGTCAACCCCTACCGGTACATTCCGTTCAGTGCGGGACCGAGGAACTGCATCGGGCAGAAGTTTGCCATGGCAGAGCTGAAAAGTGTTGCCAGCAAGGTGTTGAGGCACTTTGAAGTGTTGCCGCCGGTGGGTGGGCAGGAGGAATCGTTCATTGGGGAGATGATTTTGCGGCCAACGTATGGGATTTTGTTGCGGTTGAAGAAAAGGAATTAG